From Caretta caretta isolate rCarCar2 chromosome 9, rCarCar1.hap1, whole genome shotgun sequence, one genomic window encodes:
- the LOC125643196 gene encoding uncharacterized protein LOC125643196 produces MQSPPSQETTQSRIRRQAPAWSEQEVRDLISCWEDESVMEELCSKKRNANTYIKVSRANVERGYSTDTELCCRKIKELRQAYQKAREENGRSGSQLHTCRFYRELHAVMGDDATTTPPLSMDTCKGGVARSEEDEFLEDEEEEDEDSAQAASGESIFPPSQELFLTLEPIVSPHSQGMLPDHDPGEGTSAGVNVSAWPLSTPSQRLAQIRRQKKRTWDDMFAELMQSSRTDRAQLNAWRQTIAESRKALHEYEERRDVHAESRQDAMVKLMAEQTDMLSCMVDLMRERQQDHRLPLQPLYNHPPSSPSFIASSPRRPRTQGAGGYADSHSQPQRIAQAAESWHILNFDLVSGLVLPSSSTPLTQYPPSPV; encoded by the exons atgcagagtccaccatcacaagagaccacacAATCCCGGATTCGCAGACAAGCTCCAGCTTGgtctgaacaggaggtacgggatctcaTCTCATGTTGGGAAGATGAATCTGTTATGgaagaactatgttccaaaaaaagaaatgcaaatacgtacattaaagtctccagggccaatGTGGAAAGAGGTTACTCCACGGACACAGAGCTGTGTTGtagaaaaatcaaggagctcaggcaagcgtaccaaaaagccagggaggagaatgggcgctctgggtcacagctccatacatgccgcttctaccgtgagctgcatgcagttaTGGGGGAtgacgccaccactaccccaccactgtccatggacacctgcaaggggggagtagcacggagtgaggaggatgagtttttggaggatgaagaggaggaggacgaggacagtgcacaggcagcaAGTGGGGAATCCATTTTCCctcctagccaggaactattcttaacacTGGAGCCAATagtctccccccactcccaaggcatgctcccagaccatgaccctggagaaggcacttctg caggtgtAAATGTTTCAGCatggcccctatctactccatcccagaggctggcccagattagaaggcagaaaaaacgaACTTGGGACGACATGtttgctgagctcatgcagtcctcccgcactgatagggcccagctgaatgcatggaggcaaacaattgcagagtcgcgtaaagcgttacatgaatacgaagagaggagggacgtgcacgctgagagcaggcaggatgctatggtcaagctcatggcggagcaaactgacatgctcagctgtatggtggatctaatgcgggaaaggcagcaagaccacagactgccactgcagcccctgtataaccaccctccctcctccccaagtttcatagcctcctcacccagacgcccaagaacacagggGGCGGGAGGCTACGCGGActcacacagtcaaccccagaggattgcacaagcagcagaaagctggcatatcctaaattttgatttggtttctggacttgtccttccctcctcctccacccccttaaCCCAATACCCGCCCTCCCctgtctag
- the DNAAF6 gene encoding dynein axonemal assembly factor 6, translating into MDLDSVSQFSSLQALAKLLADPQEEDNEDNDLGSHSFTVSAVGPGNIGPAKKAEPTVTLDVKSGNSKDIWNTEEVPEGSEFDDIWDPREQPEYEILFKQQVGAEDIFLGMSRKDPSTACCEDMLIKIKLPDTRSSDITLDIQDKILDLRTPKKKLLLHLPHPVDSKNGKACFISEKETLEVTLRMKREFDFINFA; encoded by the exons ATGGATCTAGACAGCGTTTCCCAATTCTCTTCTCTGCAAGCTCTCGCTAAACTGCTTGCTGACCCTCAGGAAGAAGACAATGAAGACAATGATCTTGGG TCACATTCTTTTACTGTTAGCGCCGTGGGTCCTGGGAATATCGGACCAGCAAAGAAAGCAGAGCCTACAG TCACCCTTGATGTGAAGTCTGGAAATAGTAAAGATATCTGGAATACAGAGGAGGTGCCAGAAGGATCAGAGTTTGATGATATCTGGGATCCAAGGGAACAGCCAGA GTATGAGATTTTATTCAAGCAACAGGTGGGAGCGGAGGACATCTTCCTGGGGATGAGCAGAAAGGACCCTTCCACAGCCTGTTGCGAGGACATGCTG ATTAAAATCAAACTGCCAGATACAAGGTCCTCGGACATTACACTTGACATCCAGGACAAGATTCTTGACCTTCGAACCCCAAAAAA GAAGCTGCTACTGCATCTCCCCCACCCTGTGGACAGCAAGAATGGCAAAGCTTGTTTCATCTCAGAAAAGGAGACCCTGGAAGTCACCTTGAGGATGAAAAGAGAGTTTGACTTCATCAACTTTGCCTAA